ATATCCAAGAAAAACTAGATAGGAAGGAACAAATTATAGAATTATGGAGACATGGACAATAAAAACTAACTCTGTGTTACTTATAAGGATGATGACACAATACTAGGAAGCAACCTGTTGTTTCACAAAACTGTGCCGCTTTCCGGCAGAACGAGGACAAAGCAACACTTGCACTGAAGAGTGTTTGAAAAAATGGCGAGTCTCCTCATCATGTGTCCCCATGACACCATTCTGCATGTGTTATGAGCAAAAATTGACAAGCAGCTTCAAAACTACCAGAATACCATGTCAGGATAGCTATAGTTAGAAGCTATTACTGAACTTTAATTCTGAAATAACAATCAGTAATGTTTGTTGAGAATAACACCAAGAGAAAGATGCAGCAGTATAACTATCCCAACAGATTGATCAAACACTGAATAATTTTTTAAAGCTTAGAGCATGATAACAAATAGTTATTGTTTCAACAAAAAGATCAACAGAAACAGCAAGACAAGTTTACACAAAAAATCATACAGTTCATGACTACATGCTTAGGGAAATTACAAAAAAATATAACAGTGACCATTATCAGTGATGCTATCACCACATAGGGGTCATATAAAGCTTATAAAGGGAGGGGAGATGTAGCAGTTCCAAGCATTGACTTGAACAGTGCTATATTATTAAGTTTTCATTCAACTGCACAGTGTATCCTTTAGTAGCATTTTTCATGCAAGATCATGTTGCACTAAAACAGTGTTCAGGTTTAATTTTGCCAGTTTAgaaaatgtgttatatttttaattacttaCGTGAACCACTAGGTCGTGTGCATCTGTGTACATACTTATGTGCACATATGCACATATGCACacttatgtatatgtatgtacacaACTTATATTTGCACTTGTTGcacttttagaaaaaaattagatGAATGGATAAGATGCAAGGAAAAAGCACATTAAACCATCTAAAAAGTGCAAAAACATAACAGTAAGACAGTATTTATCAAGTCTCTGTTAAGACATTCAAGTTAGTTGGTGTATTGTTGCACAAGTGATAGGGCTTAGGTCCAAATCCACGTGtgagtatcatgtatgctatttaatataatataaatttcttctcttttataaaaaaaagacaGTATTTATCAGCATCATTAAAGAGAAATCTGGAAGTCAAGATTCAAAACCTGGTTTCCAAATAAGAATTATAAGAGCAATTTAAATAGTAGATTAACTCTTGAGAGTCCTTGCTAATTTGTCCTTCTTGCAAATTTAGTGTGTATAAATTAAGTTTAAAAGTAAAACTGTGATGCTGTAGAAGTTTTACTTGCTGCATAAAAGATCCCTTCATTCTCATATATGCCAATTCACCAGATCACATATAGAAGCAGAGTTGGAAAATATGTTCCAGGATATGATTATGACAgcaataattaaattattttgatttaaaatattttaattaacaaCGGCATCTATTCATTAGAGGCTCCAGAAGTGATGTATGTGTGTTCTTGTCCCTATTATATGCTACAAATGGCAAACTACTCCATAAGATTTAAAGAATATCAACTATAGGGCATCAATAGAGCATGTGCAACAATATCTGCATCTAATTCAGTATAGAGGAAAGTCAATCAGAAATGAAAattaaagatacattatattaaaaaaaagaaggataTAAAACTTTACTGTGCGAATGCCCAAAATACTCCTTGAAGTTGGATCATCCCACAGAAGAAGTAACACTCTCACACCTTCCTGAGACTTGGATTTCAATAGATCTCCAATATTTGGAGATGAGCCATAACCAGTATCCCTTACTAGACGGACcatgtggaaaactgaccaaccgaTGATGTAAATCAAACGATGAGCCTGGCTTATTGCATCAAAAATGTCATGCCAACATTTCCCGTGAACATAATTCTGCCCATTTTCAAGCTTCAACTCGGGGAGGCAACCATCAGGAACATGAGCATCCTGATAAAGTGTAACCTTCCCGGCTTTCCTGAGAGGAAAATAGGTACCTGGCACCCCACAGTACTCAGGGCCAGCACTAATTCCATGATGGTACATGCTAAGCCTCCCCACTGGAAAATACTGTATCAATAACCTCAGGACAGCTCCTGGCTTGCATTGCTTCCCATTTGAATCAAGAATTGGGTAGACACCTTCCACCCTCTCACCAGAGTAAATCCATTCAGCCGGGATCGAAACAGTACCAATGAGCTGTGCTCCGACAATGTCATTGTCTTTGACCAAGAACCTAATCTCAGCGGTATGGTGTGCTACAGCAAGATTAAAATGCTGCATCCAAACAGGGTTCTCGGTGTTATTCAACACGTACGTTCTGCCGATAGTTGCACCGCACACCATAATGTTGACATAGGGGTCGCTGGTCATCGACGATAAGTTCCGCATTTTGCCGCTCAAGGTTTTAGACAGCCGTGGGCCGATCATGTCCCCCAAGGTCTTGGAGAACTGGTCCTTGTTGGGGAGGTACCGCGCCTCGCACACCCACACATCGAGGCTCCCATGGAGGAGCAGCACTTTGAGGGACGCCTGGCCTTTTTGCGACCGAGCATATGGCACGATCAGCGAGACGCCGCGGCCAAAGCTCGCCCCGTGATACGAACTGCCGAAGGGGCTCCCGGGAGGGGTGGAGTGCGGCGAGGAGAAGCTCCCATGGAAGGAATTGGCCAGGTGACCGTGTACCATCAGATGCTGCTGCGATGCGGCGAGTGGAGAGGCGTCGGAACACCGATCGGGGACGCGGATTTTCTCAAGAACGTCCGCCAGCGGGTTAGCCGCCAAGGACGAGGAGGGCATGGAGGATTGAGCAGAAAGGGCGGGATGTTGAGACGGCTCGTCGGTGGAGAAGCTATTGGAGCGCAATGGAAGCCCGGTGACCGGGGCCGGGACGTGGTGGTGATGGTAGTGGTAGTGGTGGTGATGGAAGCTGGGGGAATTGGGACCGAAGGAAACTGGGTGTGGGTAGGCGTGAGGAGATTGATGATTGGCGTGGGGACTGAAGTATGGATCATGAAGCGAAGCTGTGGCCAGAGGATAAGGCGGCATCGTGACCGGAGGATAGAGAGGGGCGTAGTAAAGGGAATAGGGCGGCGGCAGGGGGTGACGCAACGGGCCAGAGTGGTCGAGGGATTGGGGCGATGATACGGGCGACGGATGGGAGAAAGAGTTCGAAGGTAGGAGCTGGCGAGGCGGTGGGTATTGGTAGGGGGTTTGATGATCGTCAGGATATGGGTGGTGCGGCTTGCTGTGGTTatccatggagagagagagagagagagagagagagagagagagagagagagagagagatgaaaccTCTGTATGAACGCAAAGCTCTGCTTCTCGATGGGTTTCGCCGAGGACGGAGGAGAAACCGGTGAGACGCGGAGGCGAAAGAACGAGGATGAGGGGAAGGTGGAAagagggaggggagggggggtgtgGGTGTGGAGAATTAACGGTTTGGAAAAGTGGACGACGCGGAGAACGAGGTCGTTGATTCGATAGTCGTTGTGGGCCCGTTTACGTCGTCAAGAAGGCCGCAGTGGGCTCTCCTCGGCTCGTACCTCTCGGACAATCCCGACCGCCGATCAATCGATCTCATCACTGTTCTCTGATTTTATAAAACCCGCCATTGCGATTCGTGAAAGCCTGATGATGGCATTATCGCAGGAACCGGAACACTCGAGGTGGGACCCAATCCTGCCTCCAATTGCAATCCACGTACGTCGCAATTGAGAAGCGCGGTCTAGGTTTCGAGGTACCGGGCCGCTGGATTTCTCGAGATACTTCCAGAACCTTCTGCAAAGGGCCGAATAAAAGAaggattataataataaaaaaagaaactccacAAAAATTATACTCTCCACAATATAATACGGGATAGTGAATAGGataaaaagctttaggaaaaaga
Above is a genomic segment from Musa acuminata AAA Group cultivar baxijiao chromosome BXJ3-4, Cavendish_Baxijiao_AAA, whole genome shotgun sequence containing:
- the LOC135637069 gene encoding phospholipase D gamma 1-like, with product MDNHSKPHHPYPDDHQTPYQYPPPRQLLPSNSFSHPSPVSSPQSLDHSGPLRHPLPPPYSLYYAPLYPPVTMPPYPLATASLHDPYFSPHANHQSPHAYPHPVSFGPNSPSFHHHHYHYHHHHVPAPVTGLPLRSNSFSTDEPSQHPALSAQSSMPSSSLAANPLADVLEKIRVPDRCSDASPLAASQQHLMVHGHLANSFHGSFSSPHSTPPGSPFGSSYHGASFGRGVSLIVPYARSQKGQASLKVLLLHGSLDVWVCEARYLPNKDQFSKTLGDMIGPRLSKTLSGKMRNLSSMTSDPYVNIMVCGATIGRTYVLNNTENPVWMQHFNLAVAHHTAEIRFLVKDNDIVGAQLIGTVSIPAEWIYSGERVEGVYPILDSNGKQCKPGAVLRLLIQYFPVGRLSMYHHGISAGPEYCGVPGTYFPLRKAGKVTLYQDAHVPDGCLPELKLENGQNYVHGKCWHDIFDAISQAHRLIYIIGWSVFHMVRLVRDTGYGSSPNIGDLLKSKSQEGVRVLLLLWDDPTSRSILGIRTNGVMGTHDEETRHFFKHSSVQVLLCPRSAGKRHSFVKQQETGTIYTHHQKQVIVDTDAGNNKRKITAFLGGIDLCGGRYDNPEHPLFKTLQSLHKDDYYNPTFLDSDNSGPRQPWHDLHARIDGPAAYDVLINFEERWLKASKRYRIKNLKKLSEDALLKIERIPHIIGVNDSMYLNDNDPETWHAQVFRSIDSNSAKGFPKDPREATRKNLVCGKNILIDMSIHTAYVNAIRAAQHFIYIENQYFLGSSFNWDSHEDLGANNLIPIEIALKIANKIKANERFSAYIVVPMWPEGSPTSAPIQRILYWQKKTMQMMYETVYTALKEVGLDDTYEPRDYLNFFCLGNREAPDLAITSQNATANTPHARAKKNRRFMIYVHSKGMIVDDEYVILGSANINQRSLEGTRDTEIAIGAYQPQYTWARKLSGPRGEIYGYRMSLWAEHIGFLEECFTQPESLECMRRVRDLGKQNWKQYVADEITEMKSHLLKYPVFVDRKGRVKPLPGCETFPDIGGNICGSFLGFQENITI